From Clarias gariepinus isolate MV-2021 ecotype Netherlands chromosome 2, CGAR_prim_01v2, whole genome shotgun sequence, one genomic window encodes:
- the LOC128513821 gene encoding uncharacterized protein LOC128513821 isoform X2, whose translation MASLEVFFTILVLYCTAASLVLAQYETKYWRELPSGRKLLCDRCPPGFRLQAHCTETEPTQCAACDAGYYTQYWNYVYDCLPCNWCSGDEVVMQECTRSSNRVCGCKAGFYRDSYFCKPHTVCEKGYEVKEMGTPDRDMVCKPCIEGFYSAGKNTPCIPHKACKSEEKLLSHGTSSFDHYVWVKMIKELFIEIFKNYYNRKLHHYIKHLENIRIIFSIRDLDGGLQLLQQWLSEATDQQVKDLTKDLQYTGVKHLANKLEQKIRSIQNEVHLCKSSFMTPIINYPPPSMFLHVYIVFRTYFIVYIHSTSQMFGHTFFSDIHLFENYAIISVIIEMCLLLMLCKAFIRALI comes from the exons ATGGCAAGCCTTGAG GTTTTCTTCACAATCCTAGTGCTATACTGCACCGCTGCATCGTTAGTACTCGCTCAGTATGAGACCAAGTACTGGCGAGAGCTTCCCTCAGGTCGAAAATTGTTGTGCGACCGATGCCCTCCAGGTTTCCGTCTGCAGGCACACTGCACGGAGACAGAGCCTACACAATGTGCGGCCTGTGATGCGGGCTACTACACCCAGTACTGGAACTACGTCTACGATTGCCTGCCATGTAACTGGTGTTCAGGAGATGAAGTCGTGATGCAGGAGTGCACGAGATCCAGTAACCGTGTGTGTGGGTGCAAGGCAGGGTTTTACCGGGACTCATATTTTTGCAAGCCACATACGGTGTGTGAAAAAGGATATGAAGTGAAAGAAATGG GAACTCCAGACAGAGACATGGTGTGTAAGCCATGCATTGAGGGATTTTATTCAGCTGGAAAAAACACACCGTGCATTCCGCACAAAGCGTGCAAATCAGAGGAGAAGCTCCTGTCCCACGGCACCAGCAGTTTTGACCACTATG tttgggtGAAAATGATTAAGGAGCTCTTTATTGAAATCTTCAAGAATTACTATAATCGGAAGCTACATCACTACATTAAACACTTGGAGAACATCCGTATAATCTTTTCCATCCGAGATCTGGATGGTGGGCTTCAGTTGCTGCAGCAGTGGCTTAGCGAGGCAACAGACCAGCAGGTTAAAGACCTTACCAAAGATTTGCAGTACACCGGTGTGAAGCACCTGGCCAACAAACTTGAGCAGAAAATTAGAAGCATCCAAAATGAAGTCCATCTATGCAAAAGCAGTTTTATGACGCCCATAATTAATTACCCGCCACCTTCAATGTTTTTGCACGTGTACATTGTATTTCGcacatattttattgtttatatacacagtaccagtcaaatgtttggacataCCTTCTTTTctgatattcatttatttgagaATTATGCAATTATCTCAGTTattattgagatgtgtctgctacttatgctctgtaaagccttcataagggctctaatctga
- the LOC128513821 gene encoding uncharacterized protein LOC128513821 isoform X1 — MASLEDTLGKEISVFFTILVLYCTAASLVLAQYETKYWRELPSGRKLLCDRCPPGFRLQAHCTETEPTQCAACDAGYYTQYWNYVYDCLPCNWCSGDEVVMQECTRSSNRVCGCKAGFYRDSYFCKPHTVCEKGYEVKEMGTPDRDMVCKPCIEGFYSAGKNTPCIPHKACKSEEKLLSHGTSSFDHYVWVKMIKELFIEIFKNYYNRKLHHYIKHLENIRIIFSIRDLDGGLQLLQQWLSEATDQQVKDLTKDLQYTGVKHLANKLEQKIRSIQNEVHLCKSSFMTPIINYPPPSMFLHVYIVFRTYFIVYIHSTSQMFGHTFFSDIHLFENYAIISVIIEMCLLLMLCKAFIRALI, encoded by the exons ATGGCAAGCCTTGAG GACACTCTTGGAAAAGAGATCTCA GTTTTCTTCACAATCCTAGTGCTATACTGCACCGCTGCATCGTTAGTACTCGCTCAGTATGAGACCAAGTACTGGCGAGAGCTTCCCTCAGGTCGAAAATTGTTGTGCGACCGATGCCCTCCAGGTTTCCGTCTGCAGGCACACTGCACGGAGACAGAGCCTACACAATGTGCGGCCTGTGATGCGGGCTACTACACCCAGTACTGGAACTACGTCTACGATTGCCTGCCATGTAACTGGTGTTCAGGAGATGAAGTCGTGATGCAGGAGTGCACGAGATCCAGTAACCGTGTGTGTGGGTGCAAGGCAGGGTTTTACCGGGACTCATATTTTTGCAAGCCACATACGGTGTGTGAAAAAGGATATGAAGTGAAAGAAATGG GAACTCCAGACAGAGACATGGTGTGTAAGCCATGCATTGAGGGATTTTATTCAGCTGGAAAAAACACACCGTGCATTCCGCACAAAGCGTGCAAATCAGAGGAGAAGCTCCTGTCCCACGGCACCAGCAGTTTTGACCACTATG tttgggtGAAAATGATTAAGGAGCTCTTTATTGAAATCTTCAAGAATTACTATAATCGGAAGCTACATCACTACATTAAACACTTGGAGAACATCCGTATAATCTTTTCCATCCGAGATCTGGATGGTGGGCTTCAGTTGCTGCAGCAGTGGCTTAGCGAGGCAACAGACCAGCAGGTTAAAGACCTTACCAAAGATTTGCAGTACACCGGTGTGAAGCACCTGGCCAACAAACTTGAGCAGAAAATTAGAAGCATCCAAAATGAAGTCCATCTATGCAAAAGCAGTTTTATGACGCCCATAATTAATTACCCGCCACCTTCAATGTTTTTGCACGTGTACATTGTATTTCGcacatattttattgtttatatacacagtaccagtcaaatgtttggacataCCTTCTTTTctgatattcatttatttgagaATTATGCAATTATCTCAGTTattattgagatgtgtctgctacttatgctctgtaaagccttcataagggctctaatctga